Proteins encoded within one genomic window of Hahella chejuensis KCTC 2396:
- a CDS encoding sugar O-acetyltransferase, with product MSEKMKMLAGQLYDPTDPELVEMRLSARLLTEQLNSISAVEPDARRRLVKELFGTTGENIFIESTFNCDYGRHIHVGENFYANFGCVILDVAEVRIGDNCLIAPQVGIYTATHPIDPVERNSGKEYALPVTIGHNCWIGGHATINPGVTLGDNVVIASGALVTKSFGNNVVIAGNPARVIREIP from the coding sequence ATGTCGGAAAAGATGAAAATGCTGGCGGGTCAGCTCTATGACCCGACTGATCCTGAACTGGTGGAAATGCGCCTGAGCGCGCGTTTGCTGACGGAGCAACTGAATTCCATCAGCGCGGTAGAGCCGGATGCGCGCAGGCGTCTGGTCAAAGAGCTGTTCGGAACCACAGGCGAGAATATTTTCATCGAATCGACCTTCAACTGCGACTACGGTCGCCATATTCATGTGGGTGAAAACTTCTACGCCAACTTTGGTTGCGTCATTCTGGATGTGGCGGAGGTGCGCATTGGCGATAACTGTCTGATTGCGCCCCAGGTCGGCATCTACACCGCCACCCATCCTATCGATCCCGTGGAGCGCAACAGCGGCAAAGAATACGCCTTGCCCGTCACCATTGGCCACAACTGCTGGATTGGCGGACACGCAACGATCAATCCGGGCGTCACCTTGGGCGATAACGTGGTCATCGCCTCTGGCGCCTTAGTGACCAAAAGCTTCGGGAATAATGTGGTGATCGCGGGAAATCCGGCTAGAGTGATAAGAGAAATACCGTAG
- a CDS encoding SRPBCC family protein, producing the protein MSGNTVRLHRVLRTTPEKIYRAFLDPDAWARWLPPNGFVGKVHAMDARVGGGYRMSFTNFSTEHSHSFGGTYHELVPRERIRYTAVFDDPNLPGEMQTTVILRAVSCGCELHITQENIPEMIPLEACYLGWQESLEHLARLVEPEIPD; encoded by the coding sequence ATGTCTGGAAACACCGTTCGTCTGCATCGTGTGCTGCGCACGACGCCGGAAAAAATCTATCGCGCTTTTCTTGATCCGGATGCTTGGGCCAGATGGCTGCCGCCGAATGGATTTGTCGGTAAGGTGCATGCTATGGACGCGCGGGTGGGTGGTGGATACAGAATGTCCTTCACCAATTTCTCAACGGAGCATAGCCATTCCTTTGGCGGAACTTACCATGAATTGGTCCCTCGCGAACGTATCCGCTACACCGCCGTTTTTGATGATCCAAACCTGCCTGGAGAAATGCAGACCACTGTTATCTTGAGAGCGGTATCCTGCGGCTGCGAGTTGCATATCACTCAGGAGAACATACCGGAAATGATCCCCTTGGAAGCTTGCTACCTGGGCTGGCAGGAGTCTTTGGAGCATTTGGCGAGACTGGTGGAGCCGGAGATACCGGACTGA
- a CDS encoding papain-like cysteine protease family protein, with protein sequence MSNRLADLEQTLAPRAPARSKPNKQQKVRSALDRMQQPQPTPQAPSAPPVGQGLSARVSRWPGRGRHAARSFSAISYDVPGNFWVMAQPSGMTCWATVFTMLKSWRSQRQLTIEQALATVGERWVNIFRANGGLAGDDKPTFISTAGLVAEPPQSYSLEGWEGLLRNYGPVWVTTDEAPGEPWAIHARIIIGMHGDGTPENTKFKIVDPAGGRRYEESIAVFIPKYEEEVRRTGYMRIQVVHWQADAVSEQRAMSYGRSLPAPSRSFSAPAAIGHSRAFDYTDALAAHRQAMAMNQSFDVRYNVQLVPQQTGFSCWAAGFAMIVGWREQMSIDPSEIARAVGYWSQYQNGLHPEDLRVMNVWGFTAEAPQSYTIEAFVNLLRNYGPLWIATAEPGPHIRVVTGIHGDGTPDGTILHINDPWEQGMSSFRPSNRGSQYTETYRQFEQKQATLAGQEMSYKAPIYIAHLPSLPDWMRNPAAQSFSAYVGHSIAMEAPSNPANYRLLTSGTWNSNTSLRVQGGQGMWFKIRNANVLGTTITITDQAGQTKQSIILPASSVEFVFAIFGSEPMGWRFDISTNSDAFIVTWELWSTWVPGMPPNG encoded by the coding sequence ATGAGCAACCGACTGGCTGACCTGGAGCAAACACTGGCGCCGCGCGCGCCTGCTCGCTCCAAACCCAATAAGCAACAGAAAGTACGCAGTGCGCTGGATCGTATGCAGCAGCCACAGCCTACTCCGCAGGCGCCCAGCGCGCCGCCGGTGGGGCAGGGACTCAGCGCCCGGGTATCCCGTTGGCCGGGGCGGGGGCGTCACGCTGCTCGCAGTTTCTCCGCCATCAGCTATGACGTGCCTGGAAACTTCTGGGTCATGGCGCAGCCTTCCGGCATGACCTGTTGGGCGACGGTTTTCACTATGCTGAAAAGCTGGCGTTCGCAACGTCAGTTGACTATTGAGCAGGCGCTGGCGACGGTGGGCGAGCGCTGGGTGAATATTTTCCGCGCCAATGGCGGTCTGGCCGGCGACGATAAACCTACATTCATTTCTACCGCTGGCCTGGTGGCTGAGCCGCCGCAAAGCTACAGCCTGGAGGGGTGGGAGGGATTGCTGCGCAACTACGGCCCGGTCTGGGTGACCACTGACGAAGCCCCAGGGGAACCCTGGGCGATACACGCCCGCATCATTATCGGCATGCACGGCGACGGTACGCCGGAAAACACCAAGTTCAAGATTGTCGATCCGGCGGGCGGCAGACGCTATGAAGAATCGATCGCCGTGTTCATTCCCAAGTACGAAGAGGAAGTGCGTCGCACTGGTTATATGCGCATTCAGGTCGTGCACTGGCAGGCGGATGCGGTCAGCGAACAACGGGCGATGTCCTATGGTCGCAGTCTGCCAGCCCCGTCACGCAGTTTCAGCGCGCCGGCGGCGATTGGTCACAGCCGCGCTTTTGACTATACCGACGCGCTGGCTGCGCATCGGCAGGCGATGGCGATGAATCAGTCTTTCGATGTGCGCTACAACGTGCAGCTGGTGCCCCAGCAAACCGGCTTCTCCTGCTGGGCGGCGGGATTCGCCATGATTGTCGGCTGGCGCGAACAAATGAGTATTGACCCCTCCGAGATCGCCAGGGCGGTGGGCTATTGGTCACAATATCAGAATGGGTTGCATCCCGAAGATTTGCGGGTGATGAATGTGTGGGGCTTCACCGCGGAAGCGCCGCAGTCCTATACGATCGAAGCCTTCGTCAACTTGCTGCGCAACTATGGCCCTCTATGGATCGCCACGGCGGAGCCCGGACCTCATATCCGCGTGGTCACCGGCATCCACGGCGACGGCACGCCGGACGGCACCATCCTGCATATCAATGATCCCTGGGAGCAGGGCATGAGCAGCTTCCGTCCGTCCAACCGCGGTTCCCAATACACGGAAACCTATCGGCAGTTTGAACAGAAGCAGGCGACCCTGGCGGGCCAGGAGATGAGCTACAAAGCGCCCATCTACATCGCCCACTTGCCCAGCCTGCCAGACTGGATGCGCAACCCGGCGGCGCAGAGTTTCTCCGCCTATGTGGGCCACTCTATCGCCATGGAGGCGCCCAGCAATCCCGCCAATTATCGGCTGCTCACCTCTGGAACCTGGAACAGCAATACCTCGCTGCGCGTGCAGGGCGGGCAGGGCATGTGGTTCAAAATCCGCAACGCCAACGTGCTGGGAACCACCATCACCATCACCGATCAGGCGGGGCAGACCAAACAATCCATCATCCTGCCAGCTTCCAGCGTCGAATTCGTCTTCGCCATTTTCGGCTCAGAACCCATGGGCTGGCGCTTCGACATCTCCACCAACAGCGACGCCTTCATCGTCACCTGGGAACTCTGGAGCACCTGGGTTCCAGGCATGCCGCCGAATGGGTGA